From Carassius auratus strain Wakin unplaced genomic scaffold, ASM336829v1 scaf_tig00012180, whole genome shotgun sequence:
GTGTTAGATTTAGTGCTGCTTTATCAtcctaaaaatgtttgtttacatatGAATGATGTTGCACAAATTCAACCAGAAATTCCACCTGATAGTTAGGTTTATCTTGGGATCAGGTTGGGAATTCAAGGAATCTCACGCAACACAGTTTCACCACCGAATAGAGCTGCTgattttgcatgttttaaaatcTGACAGAAACACTAAAAGCACCTCGAGCATCCTTAGTCAATCTacacaaagtaaataaaataaaataaaataaaataaaaactattaccaaTACATGAGCAccttattttaacacatttttaaccaGTTTCAGATTTCAGAGTTTGCACAGGTGAGAATTATGCATGACTAAGAGTCACCAGCCTGTTCCTTATCTCACTGAGACCTGCAGGTTGCTCAATAAGTAAGACGAATGAACATTGAAAGAGTTTACAAACTGAAAGAGTCAGGGGCGTTTCTTGTTAAAATGCgttgagagagtgtgtgggtgtgtaggAAACAGGTTAACCAAAGTATTTAAGAGCAGGTGGAGGTGCAGGTATCTGAGCTGTGTTGTCTGGGATGAAGTTGACAAGGAATATGATCCATTTACTCAGTGTAGCATTTTCCATCGCTCTTCTCATGAGAGGTAAGCTCTTTTATTGGATAATTAATACTAAaggataaatattttttataaactatattactgtaccagtcaaaagtttggagcaATTAAAGacagcaatattatgaaatattacttcaatttaaaatgactgttttgtatttgaaagtattttaaaatgtaatatatattatactgaaccttcagcatcattactccactcttcagggtcacatgatcatttgaaaaatcattctaatataaaacatttttactgcTCAGTTACTATTGGTGGtcatttattaataatggttcataTTAATATCattgttgaaataatttttttctgcttGATATGTTTGTGGAAATCGTGATAAAAAATTCATGATTCTTTAGTGTTTAGAAAGTATAaaggaacataatttatttgaatgttataaatgtctttactttctcTTTGATCATGaacccttgttttttttttttttttttttttttttttttttttttgcatctcacTTGCACCAAACTTTTCAATTGTAGTGTTTCCACAAGgaatgaagcagcacaattgttatGAACACTAAtcataataagaagaaatgttcattgagcagcaaaacatcatattgacactgaagaccggaataatgatgctgaaagttcagctttgacattaaatatacaattttaaatcgcattacaatagaaaatgattaaattgtaatatttcacaataattctgcttttactgtattttcatacagTATGATTCATACAGTATAATGtgattaatgatcaaataaatgcagccttgctgagatttcttttaaaaacctttaaataaaactgtattttagcATGTATTATTTTGACTaacattactatttatttattttatagaaaaaggTTTTATATTGAATATACACTACAGGTTATATATAGGTTCAGTAATAGGTAACTGAACTTGTTTCTTGTTTTCTAGGATGTGACGCACAACTGGATGGTAACTAGTTTTTCGCCACATAATTTAAATAGCCAAATCCTATAAAAATGTTGCTGTGTCCAGCTGTTTGATTTGCTATTGTCATTGTCAGTGTGTGGCAGAGCATCTCTCAACACAAGGATCGTTGGAGGACAGAATGCATCTCCTGGTGCTTGGCCGTGGCAGGTCAGCCTTCACAGAAACAGTCGCCATTTCTGTGGTGGATCACTCATCAACAAAGAATGGGTTCTCACTGCAGCTCACTGCTTTGACGAGTAACTATCACAGACCAGACcattcaattataaaacaaaacaaaaaaatatgtctcATTCAGTGGATGTGGCGAATGCTTAACACTTGTTCACTCACCATATTCTAGTACTTCACTCTCTGGCCTGACTGTGTACCTGGGCCGACAGACACAGGAAGGAACAAATGCAAACGAAGTGTCCCGCAGTGTCTCTGAAATCATAAAACATCCAGGCTACAGTAGCTCTAATGACAACGACATCACTCTTCTGCATCTGTCTTCACCGGTGACATTTACTGACTATATCAAACCAGTTTGTCTGGCTTCATCAAGCAGTACATTCTTCAACCGCACTGTGAGCTGGGTCACTGGATGGGGAAACATTAAGACAGGCGGTAAGCTTTTTAGTTTTACAAACCTTGATTGACGATATTATTGCAGTGCTGATgcacatttgataatttaatgctTTTCACAGTTGCCCTGCCCTCACCGCAAAATCTACAGGAAGTGCAAGTGCCTGTTGTTGGAAACAGGCAGTGTAAGTGTCTTTATGGAGTCTCAACAATCACTGACAACATGATATGTGCCGGACTAATAGAAGGAGGGAAAGACTCTTGTCAGGTAACAACTCCTGTACATACATTTTGGTCATTTCATAGTTTTATTGGGCTGCAAATATTCTTTAGTGAAAATAGCAATAATAAGGAATTGTCTCATAAACTTCGATTTCAACCTAGTGAGCCATTTTCAAAACACTGCATAGCATATACATTAGTAAAATATAGTGAAGGAtctgtttaatgcatttaatgcatttgtaCTAGTTAAGAAAATTTCCCTCACATTGTACCACAATCAAGGAGTGGtgagtttttaactttttaatgacAAGGGATCTCAAATATGAagcttatttttgttttcataaaacaGCTATTTATGTGTGGGAAGCAGTGTGATATAAAGACAacaattttgaaattaaataattgaatgtgaTCTTTCTACTAttctttcatattatatattacaccTGTGAAGTACAACCGGAATATGTAGGTTATGTCACTAACCTGTTCTTCATCCTACAGGGTGACTCTGGTGGTCCTATGGTCAGCAAGCAGGGCTCAATCTGGGTCCAGTCTGGAGTTGTGAGCTTCGGCAGAGATTGTGCTTTAGCTAAATTTCCTGGTGTGTATGCCCGAGTGTCTAAGTACCAGAGCTGGATCAATGAGAAGATCACCACCAGCCAGCCGGGCTTTGTTACATTCACCTCCAATGGTACCGATGGTGATCTGGCAATTAGCTGTAGTGGTGTGCCTGCCATTCCCACAACCACTGTCGCCACTACAACAACTACAACCGTCGCACGTAAG
This genomic window contains:
- the LOC113073463 gene encoding transmembrane protease serine 9-like encodes the protein MKLTRNMIHLLSVAFSIALLMRGCDAQLDVCGRASLNTRIVGGQNASPGAWPWQVSLHRNSRHFCGGSLINKEWVLTAAHCFDDTSLSGLTVYLGRQTQEGTNANEVSRSVSEIIKHPGYSSSNDNDITLLHLSSPVTFTDYIKPVCLASSSSTFFNRTVSWVTGWGNIKTGVALPSPQNLQEVQVPVVGNRQCKCLYGVSTITDNMICAGLIEGGKDSCQGDSGGPMVSKQGSIWVQSGVVSFGRDCALAKFPGVYARVSKYQSWINEKITTSQPGFVTFTSNGTDGDLAISCSGVPAIPTTTVATTTTTTVAPVVCGSASLNTRVGGNSSLASSGVWPWMASLQFNGSHVCGGTLIAQRFVMSSASCFTRSTNAFDWTVILGRLNQNGSNPNEVSIKVANLTLSNGTGDNVAVLQLAVAPNLTNFIQPICVDMGGNTFSANTQCWVAGWGSGAGGVIQTLQEYQTSVVSCGNSSSDNSICTSSLNLQQGDQGGPLMCKLGQSWIHAAVLTIPTLTNSTASRSARAQDVQVFTKTSSFASFLTSVVGSFPTSAANNSTLGPSSGSQTSSPFCFTVSVLLPALTALKIFYQG